In Candidatus Binataceae bacterium, a single genomic region encodes these proteins:
- a CDS encoding Hpt domain-containing protein: MVERITIEVDEDLSDLVPGFLARKRGELEAMRDGAVPHDYAEIGRTAHRIKGEGSAYGFDRMSDVGRKLEDAAKAGDDGAITTLASGLLDFLDHVEIVFRPCEE; the protein is encoded by the coding sequence ATGGTTGAACGAATCACGATCGAAGTGGATGAGGACCTTAGCGACCTCGTCCCCGGATTTCTCGCCCGCAAGCGCGGCGAGCTCGAAGCGATGCGCGACGGGGCCGTGCCACACGACTACGCCGAGATCGGGCGCACCGCCCATCGCATCAAGGGCGAAGGCAGCGCGTACGGCTTCGATCGCATGAGCGACGTCGGCCGCAAACTGGAGGACGCAGCCAAGGCCGGCGACGATGGCGCGATCACGACGCTCGCTAGCGGTCTGCTCGACTTTCTCGACCACGTGGAGATCGTGTTCAGGCCCTGCGAGGAGTGA
- a CDS encoding beta-propeller fold lactonase family protein, with translation MVHPRGHFLYTAAGPSSGAEISEFAIDANGLLTWGSDVTQGVKDVSSLAIDASGKFLYAANFTEGTIAMFTIAPDTGALTPNPPAGNNTIGVPGGIVSIATTH, from the coding sequence GTGGTTCATCCGCGCGGCCACTTTCTCTATACCGCAGCGGGCCCATCCAGCGGCGCAGAGATTTCCGAATTCGCTATCGACGCGAACGGATTGCTGACGTGGGGTTCCGATGTAACGCAGGGCGTTAAAGATGTGTCCTCGCTCGCCATTGATGCATCGGGAAAATTCCTCTACGCGGCGAATTTCACTGAAGGAACGATTGCGATGTTTACAATCGCTCCTGATACCGGAGCACTTACTCCAAATCCACCTGCAGGCAACAACACGATCGGCGTGCCTGGCGGAATCGTCTCGATCGCAACCACCCACTAG
- a CDS encoding 2Fe-2S iron-sulfur cluster-binding protein, translated as MPKLTIDGKEVEVADGLNLIQAAEKAGIEIPHYCYHPGLSIPGNCRMCLVDVEKAPKLQIACNTRAAEGMVVQTKSAKAQTAQKAVLEFLLINHPIDCPVCDQAGECKLQDYYMDYDRQASRFPLEKKVHKGKAIDIGSDVMLDQERCILCARCTRFFDEITKTSELAIFERGDHNRIEINPGQPVNNKYAGNVVDICPVGALTEKDFRFRMRVWYLHRAPSVCGGCERGCSIDIHHHRGRIYRYKPRYNPDVNNYWMCDEGRHGFPSLQQETRLTVPLVQQKDELVAESWGEAVRRAASIIKNIGSEKGANAIGAVIDAQSTNEEAFAMKKLIRDTIGSDRIATLSWSPPGASGDDNLLIRANKNPNTRGLKALGLPDSGLDALTDAVASGELKVLITLRADLVKAMGEAEFMRRFGALDYLLVLSTDANETCQMANQVWPIGAYPEIDGSFTNFKGRVQRIREAFPPPGEALPAVEVIARFGHALDGVDRAKSASTIFTQMGAEEPAFGGLSFDALGEHGLDLAAQ; from the coding sequence ATGCCCAAGCTCACGATTGACGGTAAGGAAGTTGAAGTCGCGGACGGCCTGAACCTTATTCAGGCCGCTGAGAAAGCCGGAATTGAGATTCCGCACTACTGCTATCATCCCGGGCTTTCGATTCCCGGCAACTGCCGTATGTGCCTGGTCGATGTCGAGAAGGCGCCGAAGCTGCAGATCGCCTGCAACACACGCGCGGCCGAAGGAATGGTTGTGCAGACCAAGAGCGCCAAGGCCCAGACCGCGCAGAAGGCCGTGCTCGAGTTCCTGCTCATAAATCATCCGATCGATTGCCCGGTCTGCGATCAGGCGGGCGAGTGCAAGCTGCAAGACTATTACATGGACTACGATCGGCAGGCCTCGCGCTTTCCGCTGGAAAAGAAAGTGCACAAGGGCAAGGCGATCGACATCGGCTCCGACGTCATGCTCGACCAGGAACGATGTATTCTGTGTGCGCGATGCACGCGGTTCTTCGATGAGATTACCAAGACAAGCGAGCTTGCGATCTTCGAGCGCGGCGATCACAACCGTATCGAGATCAATCCGGGGCAGCCGGTCAACAACAAGTACGCCGGCAATGTGGTCGATATCTGCCCGGTTGGCGCGCTCACTGAGAAGGATTTTCGCTTCCGGATGCGCGTGTGGTACCTCCATCGCGCGCCCTCGGTATGCGGCGGATGCGAGCGCGGATGCTCGATCGACATCCATCATCATCGCGGCCGCATCTACCGTTACAAGCCCCGCTACAACCCCGACGTGAATAACTACTGGATGTGCGATGAAGGCCGCCACGGCTTTCCGAGCCTCCAGCAAGAGACGCGGTTGACGGTCCCGCTCGTGCAACAGAAAGACGAGCTCGTCGCGGAGAGCTGGGGCGAGGCGGTGCGCCGCGCCGCGAGCATTATCAAGAATATCGGGAGCGAGAAGGGCGCCAACGCGATCGGCGCGGTGATCGACGCCCAATCGACGAACGAGGAAGCGTTCGCGATGAAGAAGCTGATCAGAGATACGATCGGCTCCGACCGGATCGCGACGTTGTCATGGTCGCCGCCCGGCGCCAGTGGCGACGACAACTTGTTGATTCGCGCCAACAAGAATCCCAATACGCGCGGGCTGAAAGCGCTCGGATTGCCGGACAGCGGCCTCGATGCGCTTACCGACGCGGTCGCATCGGGTGAACTGAAGGTGCTGATCACGCTGCGCGCGGACCTGGTGAAAGCGATGGGCGAGGCGGAGTTCATGCGCCGCTTCGGCGCGCTCGACTATCTGCTCGTGCTTTCGACCGACGCCAACGAGACTTGCCAGATGGCCAACCAGGTGTGGCCGATCGGCGCGTATCCCGAGATTGATGGCAGCTTCACGAATTTCAAGGGCCGCGTGCAGCGCATCCGCGAAGCCTTCCCGCCTCCGGGCGAAGCGCTCCCGGCAGTCGAAGTGATCGCCCGCTTCGGTCACGCACTCGACGGCGTGGATCGCGCCAAGTCAGCGTCGACGATCTTCACGCAGATGGGCGCGGAAGAGCCGGCCTTCGGCGGCCTCAGCTTCGACGCTCTCGGCGAGCACGGCCTCGATCTGGCCGCGCAATAG
- the nuoF gene encoding NADH-quinone oxidoreductase subunit NuoF, producing MVRILTRWLDIPDLRKLDVYLANNGYQASRKAFFDMTQDDIINEVKNSNLRGRGGAAFPTGTKWSFIPKDSKKPVYVCVNGDESEPGTFANRYQFENDPHGVIEGILIACRAVGSHTAYVYMRGEFTQQKKSMDAALADARANGYVGKNVMGSGYDVDIWTHKGAGAYVCGEESALLESLEGKRGYPRNRPPFPAIVGAFGCPTVVNNVETLANVPHIINRGADWYKAIGPEKSPGTKLVCLSGHINKPGLYELVMGTPIKDMIYDIGGGMLGGKMLKGVVPGGSSFPVLNKEEAERALFDFDSMRAIGSAMGSGVVIVMHEDTCMVDMLRATAHFYHHESCGQCTPCREGTGWIEKIMTEMEAGHGKIEQLDLLCNISDNMVGNTICVLADSIAMPVKSYVTKFRSEFEEHIKLGRCPFKSPEGKAQAA from the coding sequence ATGGTACGGATACTGACCCGCTGGCTGGATATCCCTGATCTGCGCAAGCTCGACGTTTACCTCGCGAACAACGGCTACCAGGCCTCGCGCAAGGCATTCTTCGACATGACGCAGGACGACATTATCAACGAGGTCAAGAACTCGAACCTGCGCGGACGCGGCGGCGCGGCGTTTCCGACTGGCACCAAGTGGAGCTTCATCCCCAAGGATTCGAAGAAGCCGGTTTACGTTTGCGTCAACGGTGATGAGAGCGAGCCGGGCACGTTCGCGAATCGTTATCAGTTCGAAAACGACCCGCACGGCGTGATCGAAGGAATCCTGATCGCGTGCCGCGCAGTCGGCTCGCATACCGCGTACGTTTACATGCGCGGCGAGTTCACACAGCAGAAAAAGAGCATGGATGCGGCGCTCGCCGACGCGCGCGCCAACGGCTACGTCGGCAAGAACGTGATGGGCTCCGGCTACGACGTCGACATCTGGACGCACAAGGGCGCGGGCGCATACGTATGCGGCGAGGAGAGCGCGCTGCTCGAATCGCTCGAGGGTAAGCGCGGCTATCCGCGCAACCGCCCGCCGTTTCCTGCGATCGTCGGCGCGTTTGGATGTCCAACCGTCGTCAACAACGTCGAGACGCTGGCGAACGTCCCGCATATCATCAATCGCGGCGCCGACTGGTACAAAGCAATCGGTCCCGAAAAGAGTCCCGGCACGAAACTCGTCTGCCTGTCAGGCCATATAAACAAACCCGGGCTCTATGAACTCGTCATGGGCACGCCGATCAAGGACATGATCTACGACATCGGCGGGGGGATGCTGGGCGGCAAGATGCTGAAGGGTGTGGTTCCTGGCGGATCGTCGTTCCCCGTCCTCAACAAAGAAGAAGCTGAGCGGGCGCTGTTCGATTTCGATTCGATGCGCGCGATCGGCTCGGCGATGGGCTCTGGCGTCGTAATCGTGATGCACGAAGACACGTGCATGGTCGATATGCTGCGCGCGACTGCGCACTTCTATCATCACGAATCGTGCGGACAGTGCACACCATGCCGCGAAGGCACGGGCTGGATCGAAAAAATCATGACCGAGATGGAAGCCGGGCACGGCAAGATCGAACAGCTCGACCTCCTGTGCAACATCTCGGACAACATGGTCGGCAACACGATATGCGTGCTCGCCGACAGTATCGCGATGCCGGTGAAGAGCTACGTCACCAAGTTCCGGAGCGAGTTCGAAGAACACATCAAGCTGGGCCGATGCCCGTTCAAGTCCCCGGAAGGCAAGGCGCAGGCGGCCTAG
- the nuoB gene encoding NADH-quinone oxidoreductase subunit NuoB yields MAEAKEAQALSKGEEILLGDTAVLTRLDKAVAWARKFSIFPYPFATACCAMEYMSLSMTPYDIDRFGALLPRFTPRQADLLMVIGTVTVRQGPILKRVYDQMAEPKWTMAFGACASTGGFYDNYATLPGIDRIVPVDVYVPGCPPRPEAVLDALMALQRKIQGQKQKLLGLGPKHEAA; encoded by the coding sequence ATGGCTGAAGCAAAAGAGGCTCAGGCGCTTTCCAAGGGCGAAGAAATTCTGCTCGGCGATACCGCCGTTTTAACCCGCCTCGACAAGGCCGTGGCGTGGGCCCGCAAGTTCTCGATTTTCCCGTATCCGTTCGCGACGGCGTGCTGTGCAATGGAATACATGTCGCTCTCGATGACGCCCTACGATATCGATCGGTTCGGCGCGCTCCTGCCGCGGTTCACTCCGCGTCAGGCCGATTTGCTGATGGTTATCGGCACGGTAACGGTGCGCCAGGGACCGATCCTGAAGCGCGTTTACGATCAGATGGCCGAGCCGAAATGGACGATGGCGTTTGGTGCGTGCGCATCGACCGGCGGATTCTACGACAACTACGCAACGCTGCCGGGTATCGACCGAATCGTGCCGGTTGACGTTTATGTCCCCGGATGCCCGCCGCGGCCCGAGGCCGTGCTCGACGCGCTGATGGCGTTGCAGCGAAAAATCCAGGGTCAGAAGCAGAAGCTGCTCGGACTCGGACCCAAACACGAAGCGGCCTGA
- a CDS encoding FAD-dependent monooxygenase — MTASASRDSEVLIVGAGPTGLVLALWLTRLGVRVRIVDKTDQPGTTSRALAVQPRTLEFYRQFGFADAVVARGRAIGAVNLWVSAKKSAHVPIGEMGKGLSPYPMPLIYPQDEHERMLIDRLRELGVEVERQTELIDFDDEADGIRARLRGHDGAEEAYRAAYIAGCDGGHSTVRQKLRIGFPGGAYDHLYYVADVNAHGQVLNGEIHVGLDREDFLALFPLKDEGCARLVGTVRDDLHGREDLSWDDVRTTVAKWMRIEVERVNWFSTYRVHHRVANHFGVGRAFILGDAAHVHSPVGGQGMNTGIGDAVNLAWKLASVLRGRADADLLATYEPERMAFAQRLVETTDRAFTGVVSSSEIALLFRLRLVPRLLPGLLRIPAARRFFFRTVSQTGVNYRRSALSVGHLGDVQGGDRLPWVPTDSSDPKDDNFAPLRSLDWQVHVYGKAASEIEQICAERKLELHVFPWRSAIKRAGLNRNAIYLLRPDGYIAMVDAEAKAASISKYLVEKKIAPLR, encoded by the coding sequence ATGACTGCATCAGCCAGTCGCGATAGTGAAGTTCTGATCGTTGGAGCAGGTCCCACCGGTCTCGTGCTCGCGCTGTGGCTCACGCGCCTGGGCGTGCGCGTTCGTATCGTCGACAAAACGGATCAGCCCGGAACGACGTCGCGTGCGCTTGCCGTGCAGCCGCGCACACTCGAGTTCTATCGTCAGTTTGGATTTGCGGACGCGGTCGTCGCGCGCGGCCGCGCAATCGGCGCCGTCAATCTCTGGGTGTCCGCGAAGAAATCGGCGCACGTTCCGATTGGTGAGATGGGCAAGGGCCTCAGTCCATATCCGATGCCGCTGATATATCCGCAGGACGAGCACGAGCGGATGTTGATCGATCGTCTGCGCGAGCTCGGCGTCGAAGTGGAGCGACAAACAGAGCTGATCGATTTCGACGACGAAGCAGACGGCATCAGAGCGCGTCTGCGCGGTCATGATGGCGCCGAGGAAGCATACCGCGCGGCCTATATAGCAGGATGCGATGGCGGGCATTCCACCGTGCGGCAGAAGCTCAGGATCGGATTTCCCGGCGGCGCGTATGACCATCTGTATTACGTGGCCGACGTTAACGCGCACGGGCAGGTGCTTAACGGCGAGATTCACGTCGGGCTCGATCGCGAAGATTTCCTGGCCCTGTTCCCGTTGAAAGATGAAGGATGCGCGCGCCTGGTCGGTACGGTGCGCGACGACTTGCACGGTCGCGAGGATCTCAGCTGGGACGACGTCCGCACGACGGTCGCGAAGTGGATGCGAATCGAAGTCGAGCGCGTGAACTGGTTCTCGACGTATCGCGTGCATCATCGCGTCGCGAATCATTTCGGCGTGGGACGTGCGTTTATTCTCGGCGACGCGGCTCATGTGCATAGTCCAGTCGGCGGACAGGGGATGAACACCGGTATCGGCGATGCGGTGAATCTCGCGTGGAAGCTCGCCTCTGTCCTGCGCGGTCGCGCGGATGCGGATCTGCTCGCGACCTACGAGCCGGAGCGCATGGCGTTCGCGCAGCGCCTGGTCGAGACGACCGATCGCGCATTTACGGGCGTCGTCAGTTCGAGTGAGATCGCGTTGCTGTTTCGATTGCGGCTGGTGCCGCGTTTGTTGCCCGGACTCCTCAGGATTCCCGCTGCGCGGCGGTTCTTCTTTCGGACCGTGTCGCAGACGGGTGTGAACTATCGCCGCAGCGCGCTCAGCGTCGGGCATCTTGGCGATGTTCAAGGCGGCGATCGATTGCCGTGGGTTCCGACAGATTCGAGCGATCCCAAAGATGATAACTTTGCGCCGCTTAGGTCGCTCGATTGGCAAGTTCATGTTTACGGAAAGGCGGCGTCCGAGATCGAACAAATTTGCGCCGAGCGCAAGCTGGAGCTGCACGTGTTTCCGTGGCGCTCGGCGATCAAACGCGCGGGCCTTAATCGCAATGCGATATACCTGCTGCGCCCCGACGGCTATATCGCGATGGTCGATGCGGAAGCGAAAGCCGCGTCGATTTCCAAATACCTGGTTGAGAAAAAGATCGCGCCGCTTAGATGA
- a CDS encoding zinc-dependent alcohol dehydrogenase family protein: MAVEKPAPIESGPLKLFDLPIPEPGPHELLIRIKTCGVCRTDLHVCEGDLPPRISRVVPGHEVVGIVERRGDACTRHQVGARVGIAWLRETCGTCIYCQRGRENLCPNARFTGYDHDGGYSEWAVVNENFAYALPDQLGDDEAAPLLCAGIIGYRAIKRADIKPGSTVGLYGFGGSAHLAIQVLKYWECRVFVMSRGGPHRDLAADLGAEWIGNAEDRPPSPLDAAILFAPAGNLVPPAMEALDRGGILAVAGIYLSQIPPLDYEKHLFYEKELRSVTANTRQDAEEFLKIAGEIPIRTHTVPFGLEEANIALTMLKHDEIKGAAVLRVS, translated from the coding sequence ATGGCGGTAGAGAAGCCGGCGCCGATAGAATCCGGGCCCCTCAAGCTCTTCGATCTGCCGATACCTGAGCCCGGTCCACATGAGCTGCTGATTCGAATCAAAACCTGCGGTGTGTGCCGCACTGATCTCCACGTATGCGAGGGTGATCTGCCGCCGCGCATTTCGCGCGTCGTGCCGGGGCACGAGGTCGTCGGCATCGTCGAGCGGCGCGGCGATGCGTGCACTCGGCATCAGGTTGGCGCGCGCGTCGGAATCGCGTGGCTGCGCGAGACCTGCGGCACCTGCATTTACTGCCAGCGCGGCCGCGAGAACTTGTGCCCCAACGCGCGCTTCACTGGATATGACCATGACGGCGGCTATTCGGAGTGGGCAGTCGTCAACGAGAACTTCGCCTACGCGCTCCCCGATCAGCTCGGCGACGATGAAGCCGCGCCGCTTCTGTGCGCGGGAATCATCGGCTATCGCGCGATCAAGCGCGCCGATATCAAGCCCGGATCGACCGTGGGACTGTATGGCTTCGGCGGCTCGGCACATCTGGCGATCCAGGTGCTCAAATATTGGGAGTGCCGTGTATTCGTAATGAGCCGCGGCGGGCCTCATCGCGATCTCGCCGCAGACCTTGGTGCCGAGTGGATCGGCAACGCGGAGGATCGGCCGCCATCACCGCTCGACGCCGCGATCCTGTTCGCACCGGCAGGTAATCTCGTGCCGCCTGCGATGGAAGCGCTCGATCGGGGTGGAATCCTCGCCGTCGCAGGAATCTATCTGAGCCAGATTCCGCCGCTCGATTACGAAAAGCATCTCTTCTATGAGAAGGAGCTTCGCAGCGTCACCGCCAACACGCGCCAGGACGCCGAGGAATTCCTGAAAATCGCCGGCGAAATCCCGATTCGCACGCATACCGTGCCGTTCGGTCTCGAAGAGGCCAACATCGCACTCACGATGCTCAAGCACGACGAAATCAAAGGCGCCGCCGTGCTCCGCGTCTCCTGA